Proteins from a single region of Budorcas taxicolor isolate Tak-1 chromosome 7, Takin1.1, whole genome shotgun sequence:
- the LOC128051168 gene encoding CD209 antigen-like protein E isoform X2, which translates to MAEMYEHKEPDDSESLTWAPLLLLLLLFVSLGFFTLQLTTLVQVSRIRCLQRDSGDHENNSLDKWLDTRFRSLTEVAQKQMQSNLEEILQRLTRMNATLAGLCHPCPQNWEFFGGSCYFFSWTQSDWRSAVSACLLTGAHLVIINSTEEEKFLNFWYARNNKPTWIGLSDHHSEGSWRWVDDSPVQLSFWKKGEPNNHGDEDCVELHNDGWNDGRCVTENPWICEKPSAPCPDL; encoded by the exons ATGGCAGAGATGTATGAACACAAGGAGCCAGATGACTCTG AGAGTCTGACCTGGGCCCCTctgcttctcctgctgctgctcttcGTCTCACTGGGTTTCTTCACGCTCCAGCTGACCACTCTGGTTCAAG TTTCCAGGATCCGGTGTCTGCAGAGAGATTCGGGAGACCATGAGAACAACAGCCTGGATAAATGGCTGGACACCAGGTTCCGGAGTCTGA CTGAAGTTGCACAGAAGCAGATGCAATCAAACCTGGAGGAGATCCTACAGCGCCTGACCCGGATGAATGCCACCCTGG CTGGCCTGTGCCATCCTTGTCCTCAGAACTGGGAGTTCTTTGGCGGAAGCTGCTACTTCTTCTCCTGGACCCAGAGTGACTGGAGATCTGCCGTCTCTGCCTGTCTGCTTACTGGGGCCCACCTAGTTATCATCAATAGTACTGAGGAGGAG AAATTCCTGAACTTTTGGTATGCCAGGAATAATAAACCCACCTGGATCGGCCTCAGTGACCACCACAGTGAGGGTTCCTGGCGGTGGGTGGATgacagtcctgtccaactcag CTTCTGGAAAAAAGGGGAGCCCAACAACCACGGAGATGAGGATTGTGTGGAACTGCACAACGATGGCTGGAATGATGGCAGATGTGTTACAGAAAACCCCTGGATCTGTGAGAAGCCCTCGGCTCCCTGCCCAGACCTCTGA
- the LOC128051168 gene encoding CD209 antigen-like protein E isoform X1, translating into MAEMYEHKEPDDSEEETFGGQRLAERRPRLLHSLRSLPESLTWAPLLLLLLLFVSLGFFTLQLTTLVQVSRIRCLQRDSGDHENNSLDKWLDTRFRSLTEVAQKQMQSNLEEILQRLTRMNATLAGLCHPCPQNWEFFGGSCYFFSWTQSDWRSAVSACLLTGAHLVIINSTEEEKFLNFWYARNNKPTWIGLSDHHSEGSWRWVDDSPVQLSFWKKGEPNNHGDEDCVELHNDGWNDGRCVTENPWICEKPSAPCPDL; encoded by the exons ATGGCAGAGATGTATGAACACAAGGAGCCAGATGACTCTG AGGAGGAGACATTTGGGGGCCAGAGACTGGCTGAGAGACGCCCTCGACTGCTACACAGTTTGAGGAGCTTGCCAG AGAGTCTGACCTGGGCCCCTctgcttctcctgctgctgctcttcGTCTCACTGGGTTTCTTCACGCTCCAGCTGACCACTCTGGTTCAAG TTTCCAGGATCCGGTGTCTGCAGAGAGATTCGGGAGACCATGAGAACAACAGCCTGGATAAATGGCTGGACACCAGGTTCCGGAGTCTGA CTGAAGTTGCACAGAAGCAGATGCAATCAAACCTGGAGGAGATCCTACAGCGCCTGACCCGGATGAATGCCACCCTGG CTGGCCTGTGCCATCCTTGTCCTCAGAACTGGGAGTTCTTTGGCGGAAGCTGCTACTTCTTCTCCTGGACCCAGAGTGACTGGAGATCTGCCGTCTCTGCCTGTCTGCTTACTGGGGCCCACCTAGTTATCATCAATAGTACTGAGGAGGAG AAATTCCTGAACTTTTGGTATGCCAGGAATAATAAACCCACCTGGATCGGCCTCAGTGACCACCACAGTGAGGGTTCCTGGCGGTGGGTGGATgacagtcctgtccaactcag CTTCTGGAAAAAAGGGGAGCCCAACAACCACGGAGATGAGGATTGTGTGGAACTGCACAACGATGGCTGGAATGATGGCAGATGTGTTACAGAAAACCCCTGGATCTGTGAGAAGCCCTCGGCTCCCTGCCCAGACCTCTGA